ATGGCAGTAGTTCTGAAGATGAATTCCAGTGGTTCTAAGTAAATAATCATTAGAAGGGATGCTAAAATAGCAGTTATCCCTAATAAAATCCATTTATTTGAGAAGGGACTGAAGTTGAATGCAGAGTCATGTATGGATCTGGCAGTGACCAGATAGAAGACATGAACCAGTATAACTGTGGCAAAGGCAGCAGTTTGCGCCTGATTTATCAGGAGTTCATTCATGGAATTATTTAAAGCTGGCATTCCGAATATCAGGAATATGGATAGAGCTCCGGCAGTCATGGCCAGAGAAACTAAACCCACCTTTCTCAGGAATAATAAGTTAACAATCTGTTCATCAGGATCCCTAGGGGGATTATTAAGTAAACCTGGTTCTTTAGGCTCTTTAATCAAAGGCAAAGCCAGAAATAATGAGTCGAAAAGGTTAATCCATAAAATCTGCACAGGTTCTAGGGGTAATGTGACTAAAAAGAGGGGTATGAATGGTGTTAAAAGTACGGAGCCTACAATTATCAGGCCTTGCCCTCCATTGGCTGCCAGGGCGTATAGAATAACCTTTCGTATGTTTTCAAAGATATGACGTCCTTCTTCTATGGCCTTCACTATACTGGCAAAATTATCATCTGCTAAAACCATATCTGAAGCTTCTTTACTCACATCAGTTCCAGTGATTCCCATGGCAATACCTATATCTGCCGCTTTCAATGCAGGAGCATCATTAACTCCATCCCCGGTAACCGCCACAATTTCTCCCCGTTTTTGCAGTTGGGTGGTTATACGGTATTTGTGTTCAGGGGCTACCCTGGCATAAACTGAAACATGTTCCACATTATCATAAAGATCTTCATCACTCATTTTCGATAATCTTTTACCATTAACCACTTCTTCCTCTTGTGAAGCAATACCTAGTTTTTGGCTAATGGCCTGGGCAGTTAGGGTATGATCCCCGGTGATCATCACTGTCCGTATCCCAGCCCCCCTTGATCGTTCGATGGCATTCTTAACCTCTTCTCGAGGAGGATCCATCATTCCCTGCAGCCCTAAAAAAGTCAGATCTTCCAGATATTCTGATCTGATCTTAGTTACATCTGATGGGAATGGTTTATAAGCAAAACCAAGTACTCTTAATGCCTCACCGGCCATTTCATCCGCTACAGTAGAAACCGCCGCCGATAATTCCTGTAGTTCTCCTTCAACCATTTGGGTTTTACACATTTTCAGTATTTTTTCTGGAGATCCCTTGACATATAACCAGTTTTCATTATTCCCTTTATTCAGAGTAGCCATATACTGGTTTTCAGATTGGAAAGGTATCTCATCCATCCTGGTAGATTTTTCAGTGACACCGGCCTTGTAAGCAGAAACAATCAACGCACCCTCAGTGGGATCTCCAATGATCTTATAATGACCATCTTCCTTAACTAGGGATGCATTGTTACACATTAAACCGGCTTTAAGTGTTTCTGAAAGTTCTTCACCTTCCTCAGAAACTTTGACCACTTTATCCTTAAGAATGTAATCTCCTTCAGGCTCATATCCTGTTTTACTGATGTGGTATGTTTTATTACCGCAGAAGATGTTTAAAACCGTCATCTCATTCTTGGTAAGGGTCCCGGTTTTATCGGAGCATATTACTGTAGCCCGGCCCAGAGCCTCCACTGAAGGAAGTTTCCTTATTAATGCTTTATGTTGGGCCATTTTTTTAACTCCCAGGGCCAGGGTGATGGTTAAAACAGCGGGAAGACCTTCAGGGATAACAGCAACTGCCAGGGAAGCTGAAGCCATAAAAGAATAGATGAATCCGAAACCAAACCACATAGAAAATGCAAAGTTTACAATGGCAATAATAATGATACTGACCACCAGGATCTCCGTGAATTTTTCAATTTTTTTGGTAAGGGGAGTTACTATTTCACGGGTTCCCTTCATAATTTCTGCAATCTTACCCATTTCCGTGGATTCGCCTGTGGCTACCACCACTCCCCGACCTGAACCCTGGGTAATGAATGTTCCACTGAAAACCATTGATTTTTGATCAGCAGGGGGAAGATCAGAGTCAGATAATGCCTTAGAATTTTTATGCACCGGTAGAGACTCACCAGTAAGTGGAGCTTCATCTGCATGTAAATTTTTAGACTGAATAATCCGTAGATCAGCCGGTATTTTGGTACCACTTTCCACTAATACCATATCACCTGGAACCAGAAGACGGGAGTTAACAACTACCTTTTCACCATCCCGCAAAACAGTGCACTCCTGGACCATCATTTCCTCCAGAGCTTTAATGGAAGATTCAGCTTTACCCTCCTGTATAAATCCAATGGAAGCATTTACAATTACCACACCAACAATGACAACGACATCAATTATATCACCTAGAAAAGCTGTGACTATGGCGGCAACAATTAAGACGTAAATCAGGGGATTATTAAAATGTTTTAAAAATCTGAAAAATGGGTTAATCTTCTTAAAACTCAACTCATTGTAACCATATTCTCTAAGCCTATCTTTAGCCTCTTCTGAGGTAAGTCCATTTAAATTTGATTTAAGTATTTCAAAGGTCTCCGCTGATGACAATTGATACCATTCATCTTCATTGGACATGATATTCTATTTGTCAATTGGTTGTAATATTTTTATAGGTAGTATTATTTTTTGCAATGAAATCTGATATTTGAAGTAAAATCTCAAATAAACTCTTAATAATTATTCTTGTAGACATATATGGATGAATTTATTGTATCATTAAAAATAGACCATATTCCATCGCAATAACCATTTTTTTTATCAGAAGCCAGTTATCCCTAAACAGTAACTTTTATATCAGTAAAAATTTTCGTAAGAAAAGAGTGAATAAAAAAATAAGAAATTGGGGATTTTTAAGAGGTTATCTGTTTCACTGAACTGCCGCTACTGATTTGCTGATTGACCTGGGGGCTTCCTAAATAATTCAGATTCCCTGCACCATTTATCATTGCGTTGAGAACTTTGCTAACGTTTACGGTGCCTTTGCCAGCTCCGTCAATGTTTATGGTGGTGGTTTCAGTTGCCAGTTCTTTGGCTTCGTAGTTACCAGCTCCACTGATAGTCACGGTCTGTTCAGTGGCTTTACCTGCTAAAACCATCTTTCCAGCTCCAGATATGATTACGGTGAGTTTTTCCAGATTCAGCCCTGCCAGGTTACCATCTCCTGCACCCTCCATGTTTATGCTCATGGTTTTGGTGTTGAAACCAGTGGACTGGATCTTCCCGGCACCAGAAATACCTATGGAAGTCATGTCTTTGACAGTTAGATAGAATTTAACATCCTTGGTGGGTGTAGGGGTGTTGGTATCATAACTTATAATAAGTTTATTACCTTCCACCTTGCTCTGGATGTGAGGCAGGATATTATCCTCAGCTTCAATAGTCAATGCTTCCTGGTCTCCCTGCTGAAGTACAATGGTCCCAATTCCATTAAGTGTCACCTGGTTAACTCCATTAACCTCTTTTGTCTGGTTAATCATATTCCCCGAACCCCAACCACTCATGGTACATCCCGATGCAGCAACAACCAGGCCAAGAATGAAAACTAAAAACACGTATATTTTCACTTCAATACTCCCTCCTAATCATTTTTTAGAGTAAATTAAGCATTATTATAGACTTAATGGTTAATATAATTATTGAAATAATCTCTGAAAATAGGGATTAGTCCTAAGGGGCTGGGCACTATGGCTCAATGTGCTCACAGATTCATATTCATCATCACCTACTGATTCACATTCAGTTAAATAATTCATTTCTACAAAAAAATTCATATGAAGCCAGTGCCAACAAATATGCAAAGAATAAAATTAATTCAATATCCAGAAAAATCCATACCTTCTAAAATCGAAAACTTAAGTTAAAATCAAAAAGACATAACTTTCATAATCTTACAGTGTGATAAACATGAAAATTGGAATCTGCGATACTACCTTTGCCCGTTACGACATGGCCTCTGCAGCTATTAATGAGATAAAACAACATGTGGGCAACAATAAAATAATCAGAAGAACTGTTCCTGGTGTTAAGGACCTTCCGGTGGCCTGTAAAAAGCTCATTGAAGAAGAGGGTTGTGAAGTGGTTATGGCACTGGGAATGCCCGGACCTGAGGTTATGGATAAAACATGTGCCCATGAGGCATCAACTGGACTTATACAGGCTCAACTCATAACCAACACCCATATACTGGAAGTATTCGTCCACGAGGATGAGGGAGTTGATGAAAAGGACCTTAAATTCCTGGCTGATAACCGGGCCCGTGAACACGCCCAGAACCTGGTTAAAATGTTCTTTAAAAAAGGTGCACTGGAAAAAGAAGCAGGAATGGGAATGAGGGAGGGGCATCCTGATAAAGGGCCATTATAACTGTTTAGACCATAATCCTTTTACATCGAACTAGAAGAAAAAAATAGGGAAAATAAATATATTCTAAAATTATCAAGCTGGACTTTATTTTTCTCAATTTCGGACTTATTTCATCAAATTCTGTTTTAATTTCCATTAAGTTTTTATTTTCCCATCCAAGACTTCAATGGTCCTTTCAGCCAATGCAGCCACATTCAGGTCATGGGTGACCATGATCAAGGTGACTTTCTCTTTATCATGGAGATCCTTGAGTAGTTTCAGGATCATTTGGCCGTTTTTAGAGTCCAGGGATCCAGTGGGCTCATCAGCCAGAATTATGGATGGATCATTGGCTAGGGATCGGGCAATGGCCACCCTCTGCCTTTCACCACCGGATAATTCAGTGGGTTTTCTACTGGCTTTATCCGAGAGATTCATGTTCTCCAAAAGCTTCAAAGCTTTTTCTCTCATATTTTTACCAGATAATCCACTTTCAAACATGGGTATCTCCACATTCTCCACCACACTAAGATTGGGAATTAGGTTGTGAAGTTGGAAAATGAAACCAATCTCCCTGGAACGAAATTCACTCAGATCCTTTTTACCCTTGAGATCATATCCAGCCACTTTTATCGTACCTTCATCAGGCCGGTCCAGGGCGCCGATCATGTTAAGGAGAGTGGATTTCCCAGATCCTGAGGGGCCAATAATGGAAATGAATTCTCCTCTTTTTATATTAAGGTCAATACCATTTAAGGCAGTTATCTTTCCTTTATCAAACCCTTTTTTGAGATTTTTAATCTCCACAATGTTCTCATCATTCATAGCGCAACGCCTCGGTTGGTGCCAGTCTGGATGCCCTGTATGCGGGGTAGAGTCCTCCTATCACTCCCACCAGGAATGCGATTCCCAGTGCTTTCAGGAAAAGTTCTGCAGAGTAAACTGGCTGGATAAAACTTCCCATGGAAGGTGATGATAAGATGAGTTCAACCACCCCCACCCCAATAATTAATCCTATGATATAAGATACCAGGGTTAAAACCACGGATTCGCCAATGATCATCATCATTATCCTATGATTCTTCCATCCTGATGCTTTTAAGACACCTATCTCTCGGGTGCGTTCGTAAACTGACATTACCATGGTGTTAATCACGCCAATACCTCCTATTAGGATTGCTAGGAGTGATATGGCCCACGCTGCACTGTCAATGGTTTCAAGTCCCTTGTTCACCCGGTTGAAGTCTTCAATGGTTTTAATGGTTACCAGTTCATCAGTATAATTACCCTCCACCTTACTGGTAATTTCCTCCAGATTAGAGTCTGGTTTTATTTTTACAAAGATCATGGAAACCTCATCTGGCTTTTCAGCAAGCTCCTGGAGAAGGGGAAGAGACATGAAGGATCCGGCATCTTCCCACATACTACCAGTTTCAAAGATACCAACGATTTTGAATTCCTGGCTGAAGAGTTTAACTGTATCCCCCACAGTTTTGTTAAGACTTGGGGATGCTCGTTTACCGATTATAATCTCATCACCATTTTCTGAAAATTCATTACCATCAATGATGTTGATCTCTCCCACTGTGAGGCTCTGCTTCTCAATTCCCATCACTGTGAACAGATCTCCACCCACCACCCGATTGACTATGAGCACTCCCACTGCATCATCCACCCCTTGAAAATTTTTTAGATCATTCACCCTGCTTTCATTGATCTTACTGGATCCCAGGCCTGGAGAGTTGGCTTCAGTAACTGTGAAATCAGATCCACCCGATTTGAGGGTGCTTTGAGTGGATTCCTTTAAACCATCTGTTACTATTCCCAGGGCAATGATGGTGGCAATTCCAATGGCAATTCCAACAATGGCCAGAGCACTGCGAGTCTTGTTGCGGAAAGGATTTTTAAGGATGAAGGTTAGAAATGACATACTACTTTTTTTTTTGTTCATAAAGTTTATAGATGATGAACCTGAGAAAATAGGAATTTTTTGTAAATATTTTTCTTTGACATCTCTTTTTTTGGATATCTCCAACTTTTTTTAGATATCCTCCAATAATTTTGAAGATACTTGATAAGGACGGGATAAGGACGGCAATTTTAGAAAATTCGGAAGTTATATATGAAAAAAATTACATATTTTAAAGGTGATAAAGTTATATTCGGAGGGAAAAAGATGAAAGAAGACGTTTTTTATGGTAAAGGAATGGCCCATGTTAAAAAAGACTATCCAGATATCTTTAAAGCAGTAGTTCAGCTTAATGAAGCAGCTTACACGGGAAAAGTATTAGACTATCGCACACAGAAACTCATAGCCTTAGGGATAACTGCAGCTGCCTCTGATGACCGGGCCATGAAGAAGCAGATGATAAGTGCCATGAAAGAATTTGATATAACCAGGGATGAGATTGTGGATGTTTTGCGGGTGGTTCTTTTAACTTCAGGAAACCCTCCATTCACTAAGGCCATGAAAATACTCTACGACATCACTGAATAATTTTTATCTTTTTTTGGGACTGTAAAGTTATTGGGTGTTGATATTTTTTCCATGTTTAGCTGTCCATTTTTTCATTTTTTGGTTTAGGTAGCTGAGTATTCCTTTTATTGTTTTGTAAATTTTCTTTATTTGGTTGGGGTCTGTTTGTCTGTAGTAATTTTCTACTTTGTTGGATGTTCGTTGTATGAATGGGCTTATCATGAAGTGTGTGAGTCTTTGAAAGTCTGGAAGTATCTTTTTAGTGAGGTATCGTTGTAAAACTTTTGGAATATCTTTGAATTTGTCCAGTAGTGTTTCTAGTCTGTTTATTGATGTTTCTTCGTTGTATGTGCGGAATATGTTTTTTATGTCGGTGAAATAAAGGCATAATGTTATTTTTTCACGTTTGGAGACATTTTTGGACTTTAATATTTTGTGTACACTGTTTCCTATCATTTTAAATAGGTGAAATATGCATAATTGGTGTTTCACACCAATTTTG
This DNA window, taken from Methanobacterium subterraneum, encodes the following:
- a CDS encoding cation-translocating P-type ATPase → MSNEDEWYQLSSAETFEILKSNLNGLTSEEAKDRLREYGYNELSFKKINPFFRFLKHFNNPLIYVLIVAAIVTAFLGDIIDVVVIVGVVIVNASIGFIQEGKAESSIKALEEMMVQECTVLRDGEKVVVNSRLLVPGDMVLVESGTKIPADLRIIQSKNLHADEAPLTGESLPVHKNSKALSDSDLPPADQKSMVFSGTFITQGSGRGVVVATGESTEMGKIAEIMKGTREIVTPLTKKIEKFTEILVVSIIIIAIVNFAFSMWFGFGFIYSFMASASLAVAVIPEGLPAVLTITLALGVKKMAQHKALIRKLPSVEALGRATVICSDKTGTLTKNEMTVLNIFCGNKTYHISKTGYEPEGDYILKDKVVKVSEEGEELSETLKAGLMCNNASLVKEDGHYKIIGDPTEGALIVSAYKAGVTEKSTRMDEIPFQSENQYMATLNKGNNENWLYVKGSPEKILKMCKTQMVEGELQELSAAVSTVADEMAGEALRVLGFAYKPFPSDVTKIRSEYLEDLTFLGLQGMMDPPREEVKNAIERSRGAGIRTVMITGDHTLTAQAISQKLGIASQEEEVVNGKRLSKMSDEDLYDNVEHVSVYARVAPEHKYRITTQLQKRGEIVAVTGDGVNDAPALKAADIGIAMGITGTDVSKEASDMVLADDNFASIVKAIEEGRHIFENIRKVILYALAANGGQGLIIVGSVLLTPFIPLFLVTLPLEPVQILWINLFDSLFLALPLIKEPKEPGLLNNPPRDPDEQIVNLLFLRKVGLVSLAMTAGALSIFLIFGMPALNNSMNELLINQAQTAAFATVILVHVFYLVTARSIHDSAFNFSPFSNKWILLGITAILASLLMIIYLEPLEFIFRTTAIPLDWWPLIILFALPGFLVIEVEKFLVKFIKRRKIG
- a CDS encoding head GIN domain-containing protein; this translates as MKIYVFLVFILGLVVAASGCTMSGWGSGNMINQTKEVNGVNQVTLNGIGTIVLQQGDQEALTIEAEDNILPHIQSKVEGNKLIISYDTNTPTPTKDVKFYLTVKDMTSIGISGAGKIQSTGFNTKTMSINMEGAGDGNLAGLNLEKLTVIISGAGKMVLAGKATEQTVTISGAGNYEAKELATETTTINIDGAGKGTVNVSKVLNAMINGAGNLNYLGSPQVNQQISSGSSVKQITS
- the ribC gene encoding riboflavin synthase encodes the protein MKIGICDTTFARYDMASAAINEIKQHVGNNKIIRRTVPGVKDLPVACKKLIEEEGCEVVMALGMPGPEVMDKTCAHEASTGLIQAQLITNTHILEVFVHEDEGVDEKDLKFLADNRAREHAQNLVKMFFKKGALEKEAGMGMREGHPDKGPL
- a CDS encoding ABC transporter ATP-binding protein, with the translated sequence MNDENIVEIKNLKKGFDKGKITALNGIDLNIKRGEFISIIGPSGSGKSTLLNMIGALDRPDEGTIKVAGYDLKGKKDLSEFRSREIGFIFQLHNLIPNLSVVENVEIPMFESGLSGKNMREKALKLLENMNLSDKASRKPTELSGGERQRVAIARSLANDPSIILADEPTGSLDSKNGQMILKLLKDLHDKEKVTLIMVTHDLNVAALAERTIEVLDGKIKT
- a CDS encoding ABC transporter permease, which translates into the protein MEISKKRDVKEKYLQKIPIFSGSSSINFMNKKKSSMSFLTFILKNPFRNKTRSALAIVGIAIGIATIIALGIVTDGLKESTQSTLKSGGSDFTVTEANSPGLGSSKINESRVNDLKNFQGVDDAVGVLIVNRVVGGDLFTVMGIEKQSLTVGEINIIDGNEFSENGDEIIIGKRASPSLNKTVGDTVKLFSQEFKIVGIFETGSMWEDAGSFMSLPLLQELAEKPDEVSMIFVKIKPDSNLEEITSKVEGNYTDELVTIKTIEDFNRVNKGLETIDSAAWAISLLAILIGGIGVINTMVMSVYERTREIGVLKASGWKNHRIMMMIIGESVVLTLVSYIIGLIIGVGVVELILSSPSMGSFIQPVYSAELFLKALGIAFLVGVIGGLYPAYRASRLAPTEALRYE
- a CDS encoding carboxymuconolactone decarboxylase family protein gives rise to the protein MKEDVFYGKGMAHVKKDYPDIFKAVVQLNEAAYTGKVLDYRTQKLIALGITAAASDDRAMKKQMISAMKEFDITRDEIVDVLRVVLLTSGNPPFTKAMKILYDITE